aaattatatttatttaaagattacattataataaataattatcaactTAAATATACAACTACTTTTTTATCatattgataaataaataaataaatatatatatatgatgcgATCCTGGTAAAATGagtgagcagggtcgggtgttccaccggatctgctatcaaaatgatgaaggaaataagagcaatgtagatatctgaaccaGAAGCTTCTTCCTCGGGCGGAGAGGATTTCCCGCACTCAAGAAGGTAACCACGTggatgggcgccggaggggtgtccggcgtgaccactccgatgcttaagtcagtgaataattcaagccaagaaccaatataaccaagtgatggttgtgatattggtgtgaatgaatgaatgtaaatgtaaagatagaacctggtatttatagtaggagaagtaatgatgacctcgttctccgtGGTACCTACTAGTTATAGTAGGACGGCTAATCACACCCTATATTCTGTCAGAGATGAGACAGTCGTCCACATCCTATTCTGCTAGTATACTCGAGTGCGgtgctcatatcgaggtggcccgggtagaaagttcccgggagTTTGAACGAGAGCCCGGGCGTCCGGTGGCCCGGGGAGGAGACGTCCCGGGCATTCACTTGCCCGGCTCTTGATGAACCCTTCCTGCCGACTTGTCCTGATTCTGGCCATCCATCCAGTATCCTGGGTCGTCCATGCCCCGGGCACAAGAATCGTTCATGACTCGGACACAACCCGGGCTatggtatcaatatatatatatatatatatacatatatatatatatatatatcatcaaaacatgAAGATATTGTATTCGAAGGAtcgaaacaaaaataaataccaTTTTAGTTGTGAAAATACgatattaattgaaaataattttgggTCAGATTTAATGGTCAAATTGGTAAAATACACACgctcttttcttttaaaaaataacatgtATGAGAGTCCCGATTTCCTGATTTCCCCCAACACAAAGTTTGGTCCAAGAGCGTTTCACCTTCTTTACCACAGGAAAACGCCCGAGAGAGTGGTGATTCGACTATAaacttgtttagaatatacgataCACTTCCTAATGGGTTTCATGGTTTTACGTTGAgaggcagacctcatggtatcTATTGTAcattcaaagactttatctatgcagcttgcatgagtacacGTATAAAGTATAATATAATAATCgaataaatcgtaaaatattattaaaataaagattgttttacattataGTAAATAAAGCCCGAGCCACAAGTTGACTTACcagacacctactctaacaccaaTAACGAAAATCATCACAACAATGGCGATTTAAAGAGTTCTCAAGTATAGCTTCTGCCTCATGAATCGAAAATTTCTTGCCAATAGCATTCTCGTCCCAATATCCCGAAGGAGTAATAAAATCAGCCACCTGTAACATTCGGGTCAGAAATAGAATTGAAGTGACTGTTGAAGGCTTGAATTCCCGGAATCCATGGATCCAAGCTCGCCGGAATCCATGGATCTAATTAAGCTCGCCGGAATCTTCTGACCATCCCAACTCTCCAATATAAGCCTTACCAATAAAATCTCGATTCCAAAAGATAGCTCTCCAAACAAAAAAAGTATTTATTATAACCCAATTCAGCTTTCATAATATCAAACCGTTTAAAATACCTTCCTTTTAGGACCACCTTGGCCATCAAAGAATTGGGAATTGAACGCTTTGCCAAAATGTTTTGTTACATCATATAACATTTTGTAGTTCActgaaatattaattaaatcaaaaatataaagagataaaaaaaaattagatgagaatataattaattataagaaaaaattattaataacaaataattcaaacaattattttgattatatttgttttaaatatataaccaaataattattagtttcaataaaaattaaaactttaTTATTCATATTAATtggaaaaaattattatttaagtgaTGATGTTTATGTATAATATTTATGTATCAGTATAAATAATATaagaaagacaaaaaaaaatgttCAACACAGAACTGAAACTaaaattaagattttattaGATATTAATTCAcgaaaaataatacataaatactCAATTGTAATTGAAACACGAGTACAGAATTTATCGCAAATTCACCAACAATAATatgtaaaattaataattaatagcATCACATAACTGAGCAAGCCGAAGGGTTTTCTTCACTAAAGTAGTCGTCACACCTGCTAAAATTGGGGCCCCTACTGCCATACTGATTCGGGTACCCGTATCCATAATTAACGTCGTAACTCGATTGTGGCGGCGTCGGAACTCCGTACCCACTGTACCACGGCACCCCGCCACCAAATCCGTGGTAACTCGGTCCGTAGTAAGCCATCGGGGGAAGAACCGGTGGAATTCCGGTCACCGGTTCAGGGTCCTTTGCTTTCGGAGCTTCTTTGGGCTTATTGGGCCTTCCAACAACGGGCTTCGGATTTTCGGGCTCCACCACAACCACTTCCGGCTTCCCGGCTTCTTTCTTATCGGGCTTTTTCTTCTTTTCGGGATTTGGGAGCTCTTTGATTTCAATGCTTTCGATGACTTTACCACCTCTGTAAGATAACTTGTCCCGGATTTTCTCCGGGCTGCAGCACACCACAGTTACTGTAACTGTGTTTACCTTTTCATCGTACACCTGATTCCGAATTTCTCTTGTCCAAAATTTCACAATAGCGTAAAACAACTCAGGTTCACATTTTCAAGAAACTTGGCCAGTATCAAAGAACACCGGGAGATCAACGACTTGAACTTATCGTAAATCGATTTGCAATTGGAATttgaacttttttttaaaaaataatttatgaacaaatctgtaattttttttcctcaacTAATCAGAAACTTGCGAATTcagcataaaaaaaatgaattagcAGACTCATGGTTAACAACGGCGGCCGCCGACAAATCcagaattttgatgaaactaATAAATCCATGGAGATCTCCGATTGGTTATCATCTTTTGTCAGATctcaatattatatttaattttgcgTCAGAAATAAGGTGCGCGATACAATAGTACTTACGGGGAAATTCGCAGAGGAATTTCTTGATCTCCTTGTAGCAGCGAGGGCACTGGAGATTAACCGTGAGTACCATCGTTGTCACCTGTATCATCCATTAATGGACAAAATTCATTCAACTTGTAAATCCAAAATCAATCAacattcaattaattattatattatacaaGCAAAACAAGCACTGTGGGGGTAAAAACTTGCACACCTTCTCTCCCATGGCTGACTACTATCTGAAGTATCCTAGAGCTGACCGAGACCTCTGCAGCAGACACGGAGAAAATAGGTGCGAGCCACGAAATAAAAATCGGTATTAATACGAACAAAATGAAAAGAGATgataaaattgagaaaataaaGTTGTGTTGTACGAGCACGTCGCACGTTACACAAAAATTGATATGATATCGACCCAATTGTTTAAATTGTATCACGAATAAAGATaagttatttaaaaaatattatattaaaaaagaaGGAATATAATTTAGAGCTTCGCTTTCAACAGCCAAATTATACGAGTCCACGACCAAGACAATGAGAGTCAACTTGTAGGAATTCTTGTTGTAAACACAATAAATTGACGTGGATGGTATCCGAGGGAATACAAATATGAAGTATCTCATGAGGATGAGATTATCGAATGATTAGTACGTAAACgataaaaagaatgattgaTTTAGAAATATAATAAATAGAAATAAAATGATACTGTGTGTGATATGATTTTTTATTGTAAGATAAATTAAGATTCTTTAGATTTGGCGACAAATCTAAAGATGGATCGAGGGCTTACGGGTGGGTTCGATTCCGAATTAACTAGTAGAAATCATATCGAACCATTGGAAACataaattaatcaattataagtTTTACTGCTTCAAATATATAGAAATTAAATTTAACcctatctttattttttaaataaaacttggATATTCGTATACTATTTTGTAATGtaattatcaaatattaaatttaataactCTGATTGCCTCGTAGTAATATCTTTATTTCATTATTAACTCAagacatttttcaaaaataaatttttacttgaattaatttaaccaAACCAAATGGAATCGTATTGCAATGGTTTGATTCTAATTTCATATCAAAAccggaaaattttaaaattgaaaccaTATAAATAGTTAATTTCGATCCAACAGACATTTATTCGAGATACATGAATGTAAAAATAGATGTTTgatataatcaaaatcaaaatcaaaatcaaaatgaaaataaaagttACCTTGGATTCTATACGGTGAGCAAAATCCTCTTTTCTTCACAGCGTGGGTTGGATGGAGACAAGAGTTAATTAAGAGGCGTCGTCTGATGCTTAAGTCAATGTTTCGGGCAATACTTAGAGTGAAAATTACTAATGCTGATTTAGAGATATTTATAGATATGGGAAGGACATGTTGCCTTGTAAGATAAAGTCTTTAATTAGGAAGGTTTCTTCATATAGATGATTTGTTATGTAGCTATCCGCATGGGATCTTAAGGGATTCGGATACATCCGGAGATTTCCTAAATTCTTCATGATTTTTGTAGATTTGTAGGCGTATTCCATATTTGTAGGGATCTTCGCAAATTTCATAAACTTAGTGGCACTTGTCTCTCATAGTTCATGTCAGTCTTGTCCGTATTTATGTATCTGATATTAATAATTTCCGAATTCAACTTGAACAGCCAGCCCGTATTTATTTAACTGTCCTTCGTCCACATTATTATTTACCATGATTCTAATAAATTTAAGTAAGGAAAGTATATGAGAATGCCTTTGTTTTCCAAGTACGGATGAATAtgtaagaaagaaaagaaaagtgaATCATAGGACATAACCGAAACATATGAAAAGTGGCTGGTGTTGGCCGAGGATTTCAGTGCATGGACTAGGTAAATTTTTTATGACTTGGAGGCCCAACTAGTCATACATTTTTGAATTGCAAATTAAAATCATCATCTTTTTGGGTCGAATTATGTTGTATTGTGTTTGATCCACGCAGTTTGGTTTGATTTTACAGTTTAAGTCAGTTTGGTTCGATTTCAAAACTTTTGAATCCACCCCATTATTTTAAAGGTTGATATGGTGAAATGAGTCATATTCCTCTTTCTGGGGTAATAGTTAATCTAATTCAGTTCTGTAGCTAATTTTTTGCGTCAGAATAAGGAGAAGAAACCAGAAGGAaacatggaggaagaggagCGGAAgatcgataaaaaaaatataacaacAGATTAGTAAACGTGGAAAAGAAAGAAGAGAAATGAGCCTGCGGCGGCCTTCTTTGCCTTTGACACTACTGTCAACTAATCGTGTTTGAAAGAATGAGCCGAGTTCGACTCCAACTCCGCCGAGCTCGACTCAATCAGCAACTTGATTACTAAACTATATTGACGGAGCAGTCGATCGATAAACTCAAACTACACTTGCAGGGGATCAAAGCTCGAAGTTTTTTACTCTTGCTGGAAATGACTCAGATGGAAATTTACATTGTGTATGTAAACAATCAAAGACAATGACTCGAGATGGAGGAGATAAACCACCACTGAAACTCAACTGTCTGGCATATACTTTAACAAGGGCTCAATTAGCTGAAGCTTTTCTGTCAAATTTTAACTGCAGCGCAGATTTCGAGGTAAATTGTTTCTCCCGACGCTGCTAAATACTTGATCAATATATGCTGAATTAGTAGAGCTTGCTTCAGCTACGCATTGAGGGGTAGAATCTGTGACAGCACATATCACAAATGATTGCGGAATGCATTCTTCATGGCTAGGTGAATGTGTTTATAAGAGAGGGTAAACAACCAATGATTCTGAAGGATAACAAAATGAAggaagaagatgatgataagAGGATGACATCAGGAAAACCGATGGTTGGCCGGCCAAGTATCACAAGGGAGTACACTTGCTACCTTAAAATATTGTTCTGTCGTGTGATCTATCATTGTCATTTGGGTTTGGGTGCATTCATGGGTCAATAATTTGTACTGGCAATCGGCATTTTTTGATTCACcgaaattaattaagtaaacatCAGAGTTTCAGTAAGTTTGATAAACTAGGAACTATGAGAGCAGAACATCTTCGGGATCAGAATATTAACATGAATAGTGAGATGGGTGAATAGGAAGGAGAAAC
This window of the Primulina tabacum isolate GXHZ01 chromosome 4, ASM2559414v2, whole genome shotgun sequence genome carries:
- the LOC142542683 gene encoding uncharacterized protein LOC142542683; translation: MGEKVTTMVLTVNLQCPRCYKEIKKFLCEFPQIRNQVYDEKVNTVTVTVVCCSPEKIRDKLSYRGGKVIESIEIKELPNPEKKKKPDKKEAGKPEVVVVEPENPKPVVGRPNKPKEAPKAKDPEPVTGIPPVLPPMAYYGPSYHGFGGGVPWYSGYGVPTPPQSSYDVNYGYGYPNQYGSRGPNFSRCDDYFSEENPSACSVM